One window from the genome of Tolypothrix sp. NIES-4075 encodes:
- a CDS encoding alpha/beta hydrolase, producing the protein MKKIFRYLSFAFISTVLTATPSIAADQIAFYYPPFGEFTLSTQSLETFAKEGKITKDFAFYAERATPQQLAQLRELLQQKFKVTPTLVSQFSYSPLGEKVVQRLGELIQTDTQKNGFYAIRGALILAATDPEGLTVVNVLRRFPSNSVRINFTEGLQVVSNLTDLLKRRDALVAFIQREANAEAETAKIDFSKQPDLRSPGNFRFSKITLQLKDQTRDRRLPVDLYLPQGGQLGDKETRRQEDKEIRGQGGNLSPSSPLSPPTSFPLIVISHGVASDRFAFAYLAQHLASYGFAVAALEHPGSNAQRFQRYFAGLAGPPEPAELINRPLDVKFVLNELQRLEKSDPRMQGKLNFQQVGAFGHSYGGYTVFTLAGAKINFGQIRQDCNPNKSLNLSVFLQCRANELTPGNYSLKDDRIKAVFTVNPFVSSIFGESEVRQIKLPFMVVSGSQDIVTPAVPEQIRPFTWLGSKNKYLAVIENATHFTALAESTEDNGVLPVPPAFLGPPSKDAHSYLNALSVAFFETYLLNRPEYQVYLQPAYAKYISKAPLNLSFLQSLTAEQLTPFVNGAKK; encoded by the coding sequence ATGAAAAAAATTTTCAGATACCTGAGTTTCGCTTTTATATCCACAGTTTTAACTGCAACTCCTTCAATTGCAGCTGACCAAATCGCTTTTTATTATCCTCCTTTTGGGGAATTTACTTTATCTACCCAATCTCTAGAAACTTTTGCTAAAGAAGGCAAAATTACTAAAGACTTTGCCTTTTATGCTGAACGCGCTACTCCTCAACAGCTTGCTCAACTGCGGGAACTACTCCAGCAGAAGTTTAAAGTTACTCCTACTTTAGTATCTCAGTTTAGCTACTCACCTTTAGGGGAAAAGGTGGTACAACGTTTGGGAGAATTAATTCAAACTGATACACAAAAGAACGGCTTTTATGCAATACGCGGTGCTTTGATTTTAGCGGCTACTGACCCCGAAGGCTTAACTGTTGTCAATGTGCTGCGGCGATTTCCCAGCAATAGCGTGCGGATAAACTTCACAGAGGGGTTGCAGGTAGTATCAAACTTGACAGACTTGCTGAAAAGAAGAGATGCGCTCGTTGCTTTTATTCAAAGAGAAGCAAACGCAGAAGCAGAAACTGCAAAGATTGACTTTTCCAAACAGCCAGATTTGCGATCGCCTGGAAATTTTCGCTTTTCAAAGATAACCCTGCAATTGAAAGACCAAACACGCGATCGGCGTTTACCCGTGGATTTATATTTACCACAAGGGGGACAACTTGGAGACAAGGAGACAAGGAGACAAGAAGACAAGGAGATAAGGGGACAAGGGGGAAATTTATCTCCCTCATCTCCCTTATCTCCCCCCACTTCCTTTCCTCTGATTGTCATTTCTCACGGTGTCGCTTCAGACCGCTTTGCTTTTGCTTACCTAGCGCAACATTTAGCATCTTACGGTTTTGCTGTTGCCGCTTTGGAACACCCTGGTAGTAATGCACAACGTTTTCAGCGGTACTTTGCGGGTTTAGCTGGTCCACCAGAACCGGCGGAATTGATTAACCGACCTTTAGATGTCAAGTTTGTGTTGAATGAACTTCAGCGCTTGGAAAAGTCCGATCCGCGAATGCAGGGTAAACTAAATTTTCAGCAAGTCGGGGCATTTGGTCATTCTTATGGCGGTTATACTGTTTTCACCTTGGCTGGTGCAAAAATTAACTTTGGGCAAATCCGTCAGGATTGCAATCCGAATAAATCCTTGAATTTGTCGGTGTTTTTGCAGTGTCGAGCAAATGAGTTAACACCAGGAAATTATTCTTTAAAAGACGATCGCATTAAAGCTGTTTTTACGGTTAATCCTTTCGTCAGCAGCATCTTTGGTGAAAGTGAAGTGCGTCAAATTAAACTTCCCTTTATGGTTGTGTCAGGTAGTCAAGATATTGTCACTCCGGCTGTACCTGAGCAAATTCGCCCTTTTACTTGGCTTGGGAGCAAAAATAAATACTTAGCAGTGATTGAAAATGCTACACACTTTACTGCTTTAGCCGAATCAACCGAGGATAATGGTGTATTACCTGTACCGCCAGCTTTCCTCGGTCCACCTAGTAAAGATGCTCATTCTTATCTTAATGCTTTGAGTGTCGCTTTTTTTGAAACGTATCTTTTGAATCGTCCTGAATATCAAGTTTATTTGCAGCCAGCTTACGCTAAATATATCAGTAAAGCTCCCCTCAATCTTAGTTTTTTACAGTCTTTAACGGCAGAGCAATTAACTCCTTTTGTAAATGGTGCAAAAAAGTAG